The proteins below are encoded in one region of Rhizobacter sp.:
- a CDS encoding glycine zipper 2TM domain-containing protein, protein MTSSTSLSEPIAPGAVPRPSANPLVWWVAGGLSLLGVGALAGALMSPPKDTPQAAAQPVPAAKPAVAKATPAAKQANTVTCAHCGTVESVKAEKQKGEATGLGAVGGAVVGGVVGHQVGNGNGKKAMTVLGAVGGGLAGHEIEKHARATTVYQVQLRMDDGSTRTVTQSTAPAVGARVEVQGNELKPRPAKG, encoded by the coding sequence ATGACCAGCAGCACCTCCTTGTCCGAACCCATCGCCCCCGGCGCCGTGCCGCGCCCCAGCGCCAACCCACTCGTCTGGTGGGTGGCCGGCGGCCTGAGCCTGCTCGGCGTCGGCGCCCTGGCCGGCGCGTTGATGAGCCCGCCGAAAGACACGCCCCAGGCGGCCGCGCAGCCGGTGCCCGCAGCCAAGCCTGCGGTGGCGAAGGCCACCCCAGCGGCCAAGCAGGCCAACACCGTGACCTGCGCACACTGCGGCACCGTCGAAAGCGTCAAGGCGGAGAAGCAGAAGGGTGAAGCCACCGGCCTCGGCGCGGTCGGCGGTGCGGTGGTGGGCGGCGTCGTCGGCCACCAGGTCGGCAACGGCAATGGCAAGAAGGCCATGACCGTGCTCGGCGCCGTGGGCGGCGGCCTCGCCGGTCATGAGATCGAGAAGCATGCCCGCGCCACCACGGTCTACCAGGTGCAGCTGCGCATGGACGACGGCAGCACCCGCACCGTCACGCAATCGACCGCGCCTGCGGTGGGCGCACGCGTCGAGGTGCAGGGCAACGAGTTGAAGCCGCGCCCGGCCAAGGGCTGA
- a CDS encoding OmpA family protein gives MTFARSFQAALCAALFAAGCSSPPPKAVPPATAAVPGSAAGPVYGKGSTDGKGFSPQMEAAERQLSSALSGSGVSVARTTDERIWITLPGDLTFQPNRSALKPGATALLDKIVVSLRGLPTAELRIVGHTDSKGASAANDALSLDRAASTRDWLVARGMSPVRIAVAGRGSRDPLASNDDEAGRATNRRVEILVGEKPRAGATTSAK, from the coding sequence ATGACGTTTGCCCGCTCGTTCCAAGCCGCGCTGTGCGCGGCGCTCTTCGCCGCCGGCTGCTCGTCGCCGCCGCCCAAGGCCGTGCCGCCGGCGACCGCGGCCGTGCCCGGCTCGGCTGCCGGCCCGGTGTATGGCAAGGGCTCGACCGACGGCAAAGGCTTCTCGCCGCAGATGGAAGCGGCCGAGCGCCAGCTCAGCAGCGCGTTGAGCGGCTCCGGCGTGTCGGTGGCCCGCACCACCGACGAGCGCATCTGGATCACCCTGCCGGGCGACCTCACCTTCCAGCCCAATCGCTCGGCGCTGAAGCCGGGGGCCACCGCCTTGCTCGACAAGATCGTGGTCTCGTTGCGCGGCCTGCCCACCGCCGAGTTGCGCATCGTCGGCCACACCGATTCGAAGGGCGCCTCGGCCGCCAACGACGCGCTCTCGCTCGACCGCGCCGCCAGCACCCGCGACTGGCTCGTGGCCCGCGGCATGTCGCCGGTGCGCATCGCCGTGGCCGGGCGCGGCTCGCGCGACCCGCTGGCCAGCAACGACGACGAGGCCGGGCGGGCGACCAACCGGCGCGTCGAGATCCTGGTGGGTGAGAAGCCGCGCGCCGGCGCCACCACCAGCGCGAAGTAA
- a CDS encoding homocysteine S-methyltransferase family protein: MNAPIAYTRAQALPEILKNRIAILDGAMGTMIQRYKLTEEQVRGERFKDHGKDLKNNSDLLVITQPDVIREIHEQYLAAGADIIETNTFGATTVAQDDFALGHLVRELNLAAAKLAREACDKYSTPDKPRFAAGALGPMPRTASISPDVNDPGARNITFDELREAYLEQARALLEGGVDLFLVETIFDTLNAKAAVFALDELMEETGQRLPVIISGTVTDASGRILSGQTVTAFWHSVRHAKPIAVGLNCALGAALMRPYIEELSKVAGDTYISCYPNAGLPNPMSDTGFDETPEITGGLLEEFAKSGFLNIAGGCCGTTPAHIAEIAKKVSAYRPRAKHDPLFSGLVAA; the protein is encoded by the coding sequence ATGAACGCTCCGATTGCCTACACCCGCGCCCAGGCGCTGCCCGAGATCCTCAAGAACCGCATCGCCATCCTCGACGGGGCGATGGGCACGATGATCCAGCGCTACAAACTCACCGAAGAGCAGGTGCGCGGCGAGCGCTTCAAGGACCACGGCAAGGACCTGAAGAACAACTCCGACCTGCTGGTGATCACGCAGCCTGACGTCATCCGCGAGATCCACGAGCAGTACCTCGCGGCCGGCGCCGACATCATCGAGACCAACACCTTCGGCGCCACCACCGTGGCGCAAGACGACTTCGCACTCGGCCACCTGGTGCGCGAGCTGAACCTCGCCGCCGCGAAGCTGGCCCGCGAGGCCTGCGACAAGTACAGCACCCCCGACAAACCGCGCTTCGCCGCCGGCGCGCTCGGCCCCATGCCGCGCACCGCGAGCATCAGCCCCGACGTGAACGACCCGGGCGCCCGCAACATCACCTTCGACGAGCTGCGCGAGGCCTACCTCGAGCAGGCGCGGGCGCTGCTGGAAGGCGGGGTCGACCTCTTCCTGGTCGAGACCATCTTCGACACGCTCAACGCCAAAGCCGCGGTGTTTGCGCTCGACGAGCTGATGGAAGAGACCGGGCAGCGTTTGCCGGTGATCATTTCCGGCACCGTGACCGACGCGTCGGGCCGCATCCTCTCCGGCCAAACGGTGACGGCCTTCTGGCACAGCGTGCGCCACGCGAAGCCGATCGCGGTGGGCCTCAACTGCGCCCTCGGGGCCGCGCTGATGCGCCCCTACATCGAAGAGCTCTCGAAGGTCGCGGGCGACACCTACATCAGCTGCTACCCCAACGCCGGCCTGCCCAACCCGATGAGCGACACCGGCTTCGACGAGACGCCCGAGATCACCGGCGGGCTGCTGGAAGAGTTCGCGAAGTCGGGCTTCCTCAACATCGCAGGCGGCTGCTGCGGCACGACGCCGGCGCACATCGCCGAGATTGCGAAGAAGGTGTCGGCCTATCGGCCGCGGGCCAAGCACGACCCGCTGTTCAGCGGCCTGGTCGCCGCCTGA
- a CDS encoding DUF1501 domain-containing protein, translating to MRHDHASRREFLRRAAILSGTVGPAGLPFALNLATMNAAVAQTAPSYKAIVCLFLYGGNDSANTVLPTDTASWTAYQTVRATGTDPIALRPVGTAPDTTAPRASPAALGGVLALNPAFTASPVNNTRSFALHPSMTEMQTLFNASTGSRLAIIANAGPLVFPMTKAEYQANLPSRPRPAKLFSHNDQQSTWQALGPEGARVGWGGRFGDLLASSNTNTVFTSISVNGNAVFMAGQNVFQYQIGTGGATAVGGITGSLFSSAAAATAYRNLLTANGDPNTVSHLLGREQASITKRSIDAQAQFQQAFVDANGQVAAPSQYVPPSTGVAANNNLAQQLQAVARIIAARGTLGVQRQVFFVSMGGFDTHDNQNRTQADLMARLSHAIGYFDTVLGTLGLRDSVTLFTGSDFGRTFTTNGDGTDHGWGAHHFVYGGAVNGREIYGRFPQVGLNHNDEVGSGSFLPGVSVDQIGATLGKWFGVSDSNLDSVFPNLRNFQRDLGFMRT from the coding sequence ATGCGACACGACCACGCCTCCCGCCGCGAGTTCCTGCGCCGCGCCGCCATCCTCTCGGGCACGGTGGGCCCGGCCGGGCTGCCCTTCGCGCTCAACCTCGCGACGATGAACGCCGCAGTGGCGCAGACCGCGCCCAGCTACAAGGCCATCGTCTGCCTGTTCCTTTACGGCGGCAACGACTCGGCCAACACGGTGCTGCCCACCGATACCGCCTCGTGGACGGCCTACCAGACGGTGCGCGCCACCGGCACCGACCCGATCGCGCTGCGCCCGGTGGGCACGGCGCCCGACACCACCGCCCCACGGGCTTCGCCAGCGGCGCTGGGCGGCGTGCTGGCGCTCAACCCCGCCTTCACCGCCTCGCCGGTCAACAACACCCGCAGCTTCGCGCTGCACCCGTCGATGACGGAGATGCAGACGCTCTTCAACGCCAGCACCGGCAGCCGCCTGGCCATCATCGCCAACGCCGGCCCGCTGGTCTTCCCGATGACCAAGGCCGAGTACCAGGCCAACCTGCCCTCGCGCCCGCGGCCGGCCAAGCTCTTCTCGCACAACGACCAGCAGTCGACCTGGCAGGCCCTCGGCCCCGAAGGCGCACGCGTGGGCTGGGGCGGCCGCTTCGGCGACCTCCTGGCCAGCAGCAACACCAACACCGTCTTCACCAGCATCTCGGTGAACGGCAACGCGGTGTTCATGGCCGGGCAGAACGTCTTCCAGTACCAGATCGGCACCGGCGGCGCCACCGCGGTGGGCGGCATCACCGGGAGCCTCTTCAGCTCGGCCGCCGCCGCCACCGCCTACCGCAACCTGCTCACGGCCAACGGCGACCCGAATACCGTCTCGCACCTGCTCGGCCGCGAACAGGCCAGCATCACCAAGCGCTCGATCGATGCGCAGGCGCAGTTCCAGCAGGCGTTCGTCGACGCCAACGGACAGGTGGCCGCGCCGTCACAGTACGTGCCGCCCTCCACCGGCGTCGCCGCCAACAACAACCTCGCGCAGCAGCTGCAGGCGGTCGCCCGCATCATCGCGGCGCGCGGCACCCTCGGCGTGCAGCGGCAGGTGTTCTTCGTCAGCATGGGCGGCTTCGACACCCACGACAACCAGAACCGCACCCAGGCCGACCTGATGGCGCGCCTGTCGCATGCCATCGGCTACTTCGACACCGTGCTGGGCACGCTCGGCCTGCGCGACAGCGTGACGCTCTTCACCGGCTCCGACTTCGGCCGCACCTTCACCACCAACGGCGACGGCACCGACCACGGCTGGGGCGCGCACCACTTCGTATACGGCGGCGCGGTCAACGGCCGCGAGATCTACGGCCGCTTCCCGCAGGTGGGCTTGAACCACAACGACGAGGTGGGCTCCGGCAGCTTCCTGCCCGGTGTCTCGGTCGACCAGATCGGCGCCACGCTCGGCAAGTGGTTCGGCGTCTCCGACAGCAACCTCGACTCGGTCTTCCCCAACCTGCGGAACTTCCAGCGCGACCTCGGGTTCATGAGGACCTGA
- the metH gene encoding methionine synthase, with the protein MKLSGLEPVSIGEGTLFVNIGERTNVTGSKAFARMILNGQFEEALAVARQQVENGAQVIDVNMDEAMLDAKASMVRFLNLIASEPEIARVPIMVDSSKWEVIEAGLKCIQGKGIVNSISMKEGVDEFKRQAKLVRRYGAATVVMAFDEKGQADTFERKIEICERAYRILVDEVGFPPEDIIFDPNIFAIATGIEEHNNYAVDFIEATRWIKQNLPGAKVSGGVSNVSFSFRGNDPMREAIHTVFLYHAIKAGMDMGIVNAGMVGVYDDLEPTLRERVEDVVLNRRPDAGERLVEIAETAKGAAKDDSAKFAWRAKPVRERLSHALVHGINDFITEDTEEVYQAIKAEGGRPLHVIEGPLMDGMNVVGDLFGQGKMFLPQVVKSARVMKQAVAHLLPYIEAEKQALIDAGGEAKAKGKIVIATVKGDVHDIGKNIVTVVLQCNNFEVVNMGVMVPCQDILARAKVEGADIIGLSGLITPSLEEMQHVAGEMQRDDYFRVKKIPLLIGGATTSRVHTAVKISPHYEGPVVYVPDASRSVSVCSDLLSDEKASAYIAELNADYERVRHQHANKKATPLVTLDKARANKTPIDWAAYTPPAPKFTGRRVFKNYDLAELAKCIDWGPFFQTWDLAGPYPAILTDEIVGESARRVYSDGQSMLNRIIKGRWLTANGVIGLYPANTVNDDDIEIYTDESRSEVLMTWRGLRMQSERPVIDGVPRPNRCLADFVAPKSSGKADHIGLFAVTAGIGCDKKEKQFLDDHDDYSSIMLKSLADRLAEAFAERLHQRVRQELWGYVPDEALSNEELIAEKYRGIRPAPGYPACPDHTVKREMFRVLQCDDIGMGLTESLAMTPAASVSGFYMAHPEATYFNVGKIGGDQLKDWAARNAVDEKQAERSLAPLLS; encoded by the coding sequence ATGAAGCTCTCCGGCCTGGAGCCGGTCTCGATCGGCGAGGGCACGCTCTTCGTCAACATCGGCGAGCGCACCAACGTCACGGGCTCCAAGGCCTTCGCGCGGATGATCCTCAACGGCCAGTTCGAGGAAGCGCTGGCCGTCGCGCGCCAGCAGGTGGAAAACGGCGCCCAGGTGATCGACGTCAACATGGACGAGGCCATGCTCGATGCGAAGGCCTCGATGGTGCGCTTCCTGAACCTGATCGCCTCCGAGCCCGAGATCGCGCGCGTGCCGATCATGGTCGACAGCTCGAAGTGGGAGGTGATCGAAGCCGGCCTCAAGTGCATCCAGGGCAAGGGCATCGTCAACTCGATCTCGATGAAGGAGGGCGTCGACGAGTTCAAGCGCCAGGCCAAGCTCGTGCGCCGCTACGGCGCCGCCACCGTGGTGATGGCCTTCGACGAGAAGGGCCAGGCCGACACCTTCGAGCGCAAGATCGAGATCTGCGAGCGCGCGTACCGCATCCTCGTCGATGAGGTGGGCTTCCCGCCGGAAGACATCATCTTCGACCCCAACATCTTCGCCATCGCCACCGGCATCGAAGAGCACAACAACTACGCGGTCGACTTCATCGAGGCCACGCGCTGGATCAAGCAGAACCTGCCGGGTGCGAAGGTGAGCGGCGGTGTGTCGAACGTCTCTTTCAGCTTCCGCGGCAACGACCCGATGCGCGAAGCCATCCACACCGTGTTCCTGTACCACGCGATCAAGGCGGGCATGGACATGGGCATCGTCAATGCCGGGATGGTGGGCGTGTACGACGACCTCGAGCCGACGCTGCGTGAGCGGGTGGAAGACGTGGTGCTGAACCGCCGCCCCGACGCGGGCGAGCGGCTGGTCGAGATCGCCGAGACCGCCAAGGGCGCGGCCAAGGACGACAGCGCGAAATTCGCCTGGCGTGCGAAGCCGGTGCGCGAGCGCCTCTCGCACGCGCTGGTGCACGGCATCAACGACTTCATCACCGAAGACACCGAAGAGGTCTACCAGGCGATCAAGGCCGAGGGCGGCCGCCCCCTGCACGTGATCGAAGGCCCGCTGATGGACGGCATGAATGTCGTCGGCGATCTCTTCGGCCAGGGCAAGATGTTCCTGCCGCAGGTGGTGAAGAGCGCCCGCGTGATGAAGCAGGCGGTGGCCCACCTGCTGCCCTACATCGAGGCCGAGAAGCAGGCGCTGATCGACGCGGGGGGTGAAGCAAAAGCCAAAGGCAAGATCGTCATCGCCACCGTGAAGGGCGACGTGCACGACATCGGCAAGAACATCGTCACCGTCGTGCTCCAGTGCAACAACTTCGAGGTCGTCAACATGGGCGTGATGGTCCCGTGCCAGGACATCCTCGCCCGCGCCAAGGTCGAAGGCGCCGACATCATCGGCCTCTCGGGCCTCATCACCCCGAGCCTGGAAGAGATGCAGCACGTGGCCGGCGAGATGCAGCGCGACGACTACTTCCGCGTGAAGAAGATCCCGCTGCTCATCGGCGGCGCCACCACCAGCCGTGTGCACACCGCGGTGAAGATCTCGCCGCACTACGAAGGCCCTGTGGTCTACGTGCCCGATGCGAGCCGCAGCGTGAGCGTGTGCAGCGACCTGCTGTCGGACGAAAAGGCCAGCGCCTACATCGCCGAACTCAATGCCGACTATGAGCGGGTGCGGCACCAGCACGCGAACAAGAAAGCCACGCCGCTCGTCACGCTGGACAAGGCCCGCGCCAACAAGACGCCCATCGACTGGGCGGCCTACACCCCGCCGGCGCCGAAGTTCACCGGCCGCCGCGTGTTCAAGAACTACGACCTGGCCGAGCTCGCCAAGTGCATCGACTGGGGCCCCTTCTTCCAGACCTGGGACCTGGCCGGACCCTACCCCGCCATCCTCACGGACGAGATCGTGGGTGAATCGGCGCGCCGCGTGTACAGCGACGGCCAGAGCATGCTCAACCGAATCATCAAGGGCCGCTGGCTCACCGCCAACGGCGTGATCGGCCTCTACCCTGCCAACACCGTCAACGACGACGACATCGAGATCTACACCGACGAGTCGCGCAGCGAAGTGCTGATGACCTGGCGCGGCCTGCGCATGCAGAGCGAGCGCCCGGTGATCGACGGCGTGCCCCGGCCCAACCGCTGCCTGGCCGATTTCGTTGCACCGAAGAGCTCGGGCAAGGCCGACCACATCGGCCTCTTCGCCGTGACCGCCGGGATTGGCTGCGACAAGAAGGAAAAACAGTTCCTCGATGACCACGACGACTACAGCTCGATCATGCTCAAGTCGCTCGCCGACCGGCTGGCCGAAGCCTTCGCCGAGCGCCTGCACCAGCGTGTGCGCCAGGAGCTGTGGGGCTACGTGCCCGACGAGGCGCTGAGCAACGAAGAGCTGATCGCCGAGAAGTACCGCGGCATCCGCCCCGCCCCGGGCTACCCGGCCTGCCCCGACCACACCGTGAAGCGCGAGATGTTCCGCGTCTTGCAATGCGACGACATCGGCATGGGCCTGACCGAGAGCCTCGCGATGACGCCAGCCGCCAGCGTGAGCGGCTTCTACATGGCGCACCCGGAGGCGACCTACTTCAACGTCGGCAAGATCGGCGGCGACCAGCTGAAGGACTGGGCCGCCCGCAACGCGGTGGACGAAAAGCAGGCCGAGCGCTCGCTCGCCCCGCTGTTGTCCTGA
- a CDS encoding DUF1800 domain-containing protein: protein MAALVVACGAGKEDNEQQTPANTGPAPTRNEAARFLAQASYGPTEASINALTRSNFAAWIEAQFNLPRLPHRTHYDRRDAELETTMQDPSAAQFRESYWAQALSRDDQLRQRATFALSQIFVISFADSTLANNPRGVTSYYDMLAEHAFGNYRDLLERVSLHPMMGIYLTHMRNQKENPATGRVPDENYAREIMQLFSIGLYELNNDGTPRGGTETETYTHADIQGLAKVFTGYSWYAGPNLADRTTRRFGGADAQPDRDWQPMQAYNAFHSTSEKRFLGRTIPASTTADADADLRIALDTLFNHPNVGPFIGKQLIQRMVTSNPSPAYVGRVASAFNNNGRGVRGDMKAVWRAILLDPEARNPDLANPHYGKIREPLLRLSHFLRAFKATSTTGNWTGIDNTDDPASRLSQTAMRSPSVFNFYRPGFTPPNSAAAGAGLVAPELQLANEVSVAGYLNYLRGTWLTVNASRDIQLDFSAETAIADNATALVDRLNWLLMSGQMSTAHRDLVINAVTSRSIPATNQTNIDAAKRDRVFIAILLTMASPDYLVQK, encoded by the coding sequence ATGGCGGCCCTTGTGGTCGCCTGCGGCGCTGGCAAGGAAGACAACGAACAGCAGACGCCGGCCAACACCGGCCCGGCGCCCACGCGCAACGAGGCGGCGCGTTTCCTCGCACAAGCCAGCTACGGCCCGACCGAAGCCTCGATCAACGCGCTGACCCGCTCGAACTTCGCCGCCTGGATCGAGGCGCAGTTCAACCTGCCGCGCCTGCCGCATCGCACGCACTACGACCGGCGCGATGCCGAGCTAGAAACCACGATGCAGGACCCGAGCGCAGCCCAGTTCCGCGAAAGCTACTGGGCCCAGGCGCTCTCGCGCGACGACCAGCTGCGCCAGCGCGCCACCTTCGCGCTCTCGCAGATCTTCGTGATCTCGTTCGCCGACAGCACGCTCGCCAACAACCCGCGCGGCGTGACCTCGTACTACGACATGCTGGCCGAGCACGCCTTCGGCAACTACCGCGACCTGCTGGAGCGGGTGAGCCTGCACCCGATGATGGGCATCTATCTCACGCACATGCGCAACCAGAAGGAGAACCCCGCGACCGGCCGGGTGCCCGACGAGAACTATGCGCGCGAGATCATGCAGCTGTTCTCGATCGGCCTGTACGAGCTGAACAACGACGGCACGCCGCGCGGCGGCACCGAGACCGAGACCTACACCCACGCCGACATCCAGGGCCTGGCCAAGGTCTTCACCGGCTACAGCTGGTACGCCGGCCCCAACCTCGCCGACCGCACCACCCGCCGCTTCGGCGGCGCCGACGCCCAGCCCGACCGCGACTGGCAGCCGATGCAGGCCTACAACGCGTTCCACTCCACCAGCGAGAAGCGCTTCCTCGGCCGCACCATCCCCGCCAGCACCACGGCCGATGCCGACGCCGACCTGCGCATCGCGCTCGACACCCTCTTCAACCACCCGAACGTCGGCCCCTTCATCGGCAAGCAGCTGATCCAGCGCATGGTCACCAGCAACCCGAGCCCCGCCTACGTGGGCCGCGTGGCCTCGGCGTTCAACAACAACGGCCGCGGTGTGCGCGGCGACATGAAGGCGGTGTGGCGCGCCATCCTGCTCGACCCCGAAGCACGCAACCCCGACCTCGCCAACCCGCACTACGGCAAGATCCGCGAGCCGCTGCTGCGCCTGTCGCACTTCCTGCGCGCCTTCAAGGCCACGTCGACCACCGGCAACTGGACCGGCATCGACAACACCGACGACCCGGCCAGCCGCTTGAGCCAGACGGCGATGCGCTCGCCCTCGGTCTTCAACTTCTACCGCCCCGGCTTCACGCCGCCCAACAGCGCTGCGGCCGGCGCGGGCTTGGTGGCGCCCGAGCTGCAGCTGGCCAACGAGGTGTCGGTCGCGGGCTACCTCAACTACCTGCGCGGCACCTGGCTCACCGTCAACGCCAGCCGCGACATCCAGCTCGACTTCAGCGCCGAGACCGCGATCGCCGACAACGCCACCGCGCTCGTCGACCGGCTGAACTGGCTGCTGATGTCGGGCCAGATGAGCACGGCCCACCGCGACCTGGTGATCAATGCCGTCACCAGCCGCAGCATCCCGGCCACCAACCAGACCAACATCGACGCGGCCAAACGCGACCGGGTGTTCATCGCCATCCTCCTCACGATGGCCTCGCCCGACTACCTGGTCCAGAAATAA
- a CDS encoding phosphohydrolase: protein MPVIQLPPEILRTGHPAPVSVRDATGHLLLAKGVLVATEEQRQRLVSRALYVDELEGDLLKRALAGKLDSMLRQNAKLGHMARAEVGEVVMGTSGPAAVAVDPVTAWANLQMRGRALLQTPAPADFLAKLDRFQAEVLALTESDADLALLLLVQATCSDAHHYSVTHALLVAVLCELAARQIPSFTPEMRHSLRGAALTMNIAMTALQDQLALQEEPPAPQQRALIDNHAERAVTCLRQAGVADAVWLEAVAHHHDTTPGPLAGHRPGLQLARLLQRADIFSARLSMRRARPALAASAAIKAAYLDEHQQADEAGKAIIQATGIYPPGSFVQLSSGEVAVVLRRGTHAKTPKVASIVSKSGTPLVEPTLRDTRLRPHDVTGGVAPQEVRVRLNMEKLLSLA from the coding sequence ATGCCCGTCATCCAGCTGCCCCCCGAGATCCTGCGCACCGGCCACCCGGCGCCGGTGTCCGTGCGCGACGCCACCGGCCACCTGCTGCTGGCCAAGGGGGTGCTGGTGGCCACCGAGGAGCAGCGCCAGCGCCTGGTGTCGCGCGCGCTCTACGTCGACGAACTCGAAGGCGACCTGCTCAAGCGGGCGCTGGCCGGCAAGCTCGATTCCATGCTGCGGCAGAACGCCAAGCTCGGCCACATGGCCCGCGCCGAAGTGGGCGAGGTGGTGATGGGCACGAGCGGCCCGGCCGCCGTGGCCGTCGACCCGGTCACCGCCTGGGCCAACCTGCAGATGCGCGGACGGGCGTTGTTGCAGACGCCGGCCCCGGCCGACTTCCTCGCCAAGCTCGACAGGTTCCAGGCCGAGGTGCTGGCGCTGACCGAATCGGACGCCGACCTGGCCCTGCTGCTGCTGGTGCAGGCGACCTGCAGCGACGCCCACCACTACAGCGTCACGCACGCCCTGCTCGTGGCGGTGCTGTGCGAGCTGGCGGCGCGCCAGATCCCGTCGTTCACGCCCGAGATGCGCCATTCGCTGCGCGGTGCGGCGCTGACCATGAACATCGCGATGACCGCGCTGCAGGACCAGCTGGCCCTGCAGGAAGAACCGCCCGCGCCGCAGCAGCGGGCCTTGATCGACAACCATGCCGAGCGGGCCGTCACCTGCCTGCGCCAGGCCGGGGTGGCCGATGCCGTCTGGCTGGAAGCGGTGGCGCACCACCATGACACCACGCCCGGCCCCTTGGCGGGCCACCGCCCCGGCCTGCAACTGGCCCGGCTGCTGCAGCGGGCCGACATCTTCTCGGCCCGTCTGAGCATGCGCCGCGCACGCCCGGCACTCGCGGCCTCGGCCGCCATCAAGGCGGCTTACCTTGACGAACACCAGCAGGCCGACGAAGCCGGCAAGGCCATCATCCAGGCGACCGGCATCTACCCGCCGGGCAGTTTCGTGCAGCTGTCGAGCGGCGAAGTCGCGGTGGTGTTGCGCCGCGGCACGCACGCCAAGACGCCGAAGGTGGCCAGCATCGTCAGCAAGAGCGGCACGCCGCTCGTCGAGCCGACGCTGCGCGACACCCGCCTGCGCCCGCACGACGTGACGGGTGGCGTGGCCCCTCAGGAGGTGCGGGTGCGGCTCAACATGGAAAAGCTGTTGAGCCTGGCCTGA